GGACAACACCTGCCGGAAGAACACGCAGGCGGGCATCGTGTACTTCAACACCGCCGCTGGCATCGCCAGGAGCAATACCTGCGAGAACAACAAGCAAAACGGGATCCATGTCGAAGGAAACGCGAAGCCTACCCTGGAGGACAACACCTGCAAGGGCAACTCACAGACGGGTATCGCGTACTTCAACACCGCCGCTGGCATCGCCATGAGAAATACCTGCGAAAGCAACAACCACAGTGGCATACATGTTGAAGCAAACGCACAACCGACCCTGGAGGACAACACCTGCCGGAATAACACCCAGACAGGGATCGTGTACTTCAACACCGCCACAGGCGTCGCCAGGGGAAATATCTGCGAAAACAACAAGTACAGTGGCATTCATGTCGAAGCAAACGCACAACCGACCTTGGAGGACAACACCTGCCGCAATAACCTGAAGTCAGGCATCGGGTACTTCAACTCTGCTGGCGGCATCGCGACAGGCAACACTTGCGAGAACAACACGCTCGGCGGGATTAAGGTCGGGGGCAACGCGCAACCTATTCTCAAGGACAACATCTGCCGGGACAACATGCAGGCAGGCATCCTCTACAACGAGCAGGCCGCAGGTCTCGCCAAGAGCAATACCTGTGAGAACAACAGGCAAAATGGGATCCATGTCGAAGGAAGTTCGAAGCCTACCGTAGAGGGAAATACAATCCTTCAGAACCGCTCGATTGGGCTTCACGTCGCCGGTTCAGCAAGTCCAATCCTTGAGAACAATGTCGTGACGGAGAATCTAGGAGCGGGTATTAGATTTTCGAATCAAGCGAGAGGGGTCGCTCGGAACAACATGACCGCTAAGAACGGCGGACCGGACTTTGAGGTGCTTGGTCAAGCGGCCCCTGTGCGTGAAGGATTCAACGGGAGTTCCTCCTTGCTCGGCGGTGTGGTCTCCCGTTGAGAAAAAGGAGGAGAGTTGCCCGCGACGCGTCGCGGGCAACTCTCCTCCTTTTGTCGTCGCAGGGCAGGTGCTTCATTACCCGCAGTGCACGATCAGAGCAGTAGCGTTGTCCGCGCCGCCGGAGGAGAGGGCTGCGGCAATCAACGCGTCAGCCATGGCAATAGCGTCCTGCGCCTCAGTCATAATTCTCCAGAGATGTTGTGCGGGAATGCCACCCCAGACTCCGTCACTCATTAGGACGAGGCATTCTCCAGGAGCAAGCTTGAACTCACTCGTAAAGCAGTACTCGGGTGTACGTTCGGTCACCCCTCCGAGGGAGCGAAGGATGGCATTGCGCTGTGGGTGGTGCGCAGCGTGCTCGGCGGTAAGGGCGCCCTGCCGGATCAAAAGTTCGACAAGCGAATGGTCCGGGGTCAGCTGCTCACACCCTCTTGGTGTAACGCGATAGGCACGCGTATCACCGACATGAACGAGCTGCACGGTAGTACCGTTGATCACGACACCTGTGAAAGTGCAGCCTCCAGGACGCGATCCCAATGCTGTATGCACGGCGGCATTCGCCTGCCAGAAGCGTTCCTCCGCTTGCTCCGAAGTACTCTCGACGAAGGAGCGTGTGGCAGCGCCGCTGGCCTCGTCACCCGCTTCAAGACCACCGATGCCGTCGGCAACGCAGGCAACCAGCCGGACGCCCGCAGCCTCGTGGAACGTTGCGTCCTGGTGGCTGTAGGCATAGGCGTCCTCGTTGAGGGGCCGCTCGGGATTCAGCCCTACGGTCGTCGCGACACCAATGCTGTAGCGAGGCGCTGGAGGACGGAGGAAGGCACACAGCTCGGCACGAAGCTGGTGTGGGGTGGGGCGCAGCGTGGGGTCATGCTGCAGGAGACGACGAAGCAAATGAGGCACCCCAGGGATCACGGGCAGTCCCGCTGGAAGAACTGGGTCTTGATCTAATGAGGGCCAGCGTCCGGAAATCCAGAAGGTGAGCAATGCCCCTAGCACGAACGTGGCGGTGGTGGGCGTGACGGGTTGGGAAGTATAGATCTCGGGGGGGGTAAGGCCCTCACGGTGAATGGAATCTGCCGTTGCGCCCAATGGGATGACAGTAGGGAGAGTTCTGAGGTGAAGGGCCTCGCTCGTTCGGAGGATGCTGGAGGGTTCAAGGTCAACAAGGCCATACCCATGGTGTTCAAGGGCAAGGACGAAATCCACGAGCTCATGCAGACAACGGGCTGCTTCTTTGAACGGTAGGGGGGCATCAAGTGGTGCCCCATCGGTCCATTCAAGGCCGAGCAGGTGGTCATTGATCCGGTGAGCACGGGGCAGCAGAGCAGACGGAGGGAAGTCCTCCCATACTGAGTGCGCCTGGTGCGAGATGGTGAAGCGTGCTCCGGCATGCTCAGCCACGAACCACCCGCCTGGGAGGGTCCAGAGAAGTTCAAAGCCCTCGGGAAGTGAAGACTCCGGATAGGCTAAATCGTCCGCCGTTGGGTCAAGCTGCTCATCGAGGTCGTAGCTGATGCCGCCACTGACGGGCACTTCAGAGTGAGCGCGTGTGTCTCCATGGCCGAGCCCATCTGAGTCACACGGGGATGTGGCGCGTGGAGCCCGGGAGTCGGACTCCGAGGCATCTGTTCGCGCAGTCTTCCCTCTCTTCACGTCGGGAGGTTCTGCCTGAAGATCAGCATCAGGTTGCCGAACGCGACTTCATCCCCATCCTGTAGTTCGGCTGGCTGGCTGATGGCTGCAGAGTAGGCCGAGTCACCCGTGCGCTTGAGGAAGACTCCGTTTGCGGAGTCAAGGTCCTGGACGTTCCACGTGCCGTTATGAAAGACAAACTGCGCGTGTCGGCGCGAGACGTGCTGCGCACCTGGGAGGTCCGTGACATCAATGTCCACCGGACCGGTAGCGGCATGAAATCGCCCGAGAACCACGGGAGACGCCACAAGGGGAAAGGTCAGATCGGCTGGGGCCCCGTGCCTTTTGAGTTGCAGGGACGCAGGCACCGGGTCGGCCAAAGGCGTCGAATGCTCGGCAGGAGTTGCGATATCCGTAGCGGTAAGGGGTGAGACTTCCGGCAGCTCGAGACCGCACCCATCACAAAATTCTGCGTGGAGTTCGTTCTCGGTTCCGCACTTTGAACAGATGATCATGATCGTCCTCGTATGCCATTCATAGGCCGGTGTGGTGGCGGATCTCTTCTTCTGTCGGGAGGTCAGGATCCTGAGCGTGGATCGTCTGGGTTTTGGTGCCCAGTCTCAGCGTCTTGGACGTTCCGGCGCTGAGGCTCTGCGTACGGTGAAGTTCCTGGAGTGCGCGATCGACCGCGACGGTCATGACTCCGTTGTTCAGGTGCTGGGTCATGTTGCGCGCCAGTTGCAGCGTCCGCTGTGCCTGCGCAGGATCGGTGGAAGCCTGCCTGGTGGCGGAGGCAATGAGTTGCTCCAGGTTGCGCTGCTGAACCCACTGCATCACGTCTGGCGCAACCCTCGCGCTAAGCGCCTGATCCGGGGTGTACGTAACGATGATGTCCATCGGTGAAGTTTGCTCGCTCACTCTAAGGCCCGGCACACGATATGTGCAGCTAAGCTGAGCAATCCGCATGCGTGCGGCAGGCCGCGCAGGCAGGGTAAATTCGAGGAGATACGTGGCGCCATGGGTCGCATCGACATTGCCCAG
The window above is part of the Deinococcus malanensis genome. Proteins encoded here:
- a CDS encoding PP2C family protein-serine/threonine phosphatase, with protein sequence MLRRLLQHDPTLRPTPHQLRAELCAFLRPPAPRYSIGVATTVGLNPERPLNEDAYAYSHQDATFHEAAGVRLVACVADGIGGLEAGDEASGAATRSFVESTSEQAEERFWQANAAVHTALGSRPGGCTFTGVVINGTTVQLVHVGDTRAYRVTPRGCEQLTPDHSLVELLIRQGALTAEHAAHHPQRNAILRSLGGVTERTPEYCFTSEFKLAPGECLVLMSDGVWGGIPAQHLWRIMTEAQDAIAMADALIAAALSSGGADNATALIVHCG
- a CDS encoding FHA domain-containing protein encodes the protein MVLGRFHAATGPVDIDVTDLPGAQHVSRRHAQFVFHNGTWNVQDLDSANGVFLKRTGDSAYSAAISQPAELQDGDEVAFGNLMLIFRQNLPT